ATCCTTAAGACGCGAGACCTTTGCAAGAGGTATGCGGAGCGGGAGGTCGTTCGGCAAGTTTCTATCGAAGTAGCAAGAGGAGAAGTGGTCGGTTTACTGGGTCCGAATGGTGCAGGGAAAACGACGACGTTTTACATGATCACAGGTCTTGTGAGGCCGACTTGCGGGGAGGTGTTTTTTATGGGGCAAGACGTCACGCGGATGCCGATTTATCGGCGTGCTAGATTGGGTATGGGTTATCTGCCCCAAGAGGAGTCGATATTTCGGAGTTTGACGGTTGAAGAAAATCTTTTGGCTATTTTGGAATTTTTACCGCTAACTTCAAAAGAGCGAAGGACGCGGTGCGAGGCGTTGTTGGAGCGCTTTGGGCTTAGTGCGTTGAAAAAAAACCTCGCGATGACTCTTAGTGGTGGGGAGAAGAGACGACTTAC
The genomic region above belongs to Candidatus Methylacidiphilales bacterium and contains:
- the lptB gene encoding LPS export ABC transporter ATP-binding protein, with protein sequence MMGEQVNSMDSKLILKTRDLCKRYAEREVVRQVSIEVARGEVVGLLGPNGAGKTTTFYMITGLVRPTCGEVFFMGQDVTRMPIYRRARLGMGYLPQEESIFRSLTVEENLLAILEFLPLTSKERRTRCEALLERFGLSALKKNLAMTLSGGEKRRLTIARTMVTSPSLILLDEPFSGVDPLAVADIQKIIQELRGQGLGVLITDHNVRETLAVVDRAYLIYEGRVARQGSREFLANDPETRRLYLGEHFRM